One window of the Candidatus Polarisedimenticolia bacterium genome contains the following:
- a CDS encoding VOC family protein: MTKASNPVPRGHHTATPGLTVKDGNRAIEFYKKAFGAEEVTRMNGPDGKGVMHAALKIGDSMLFLNDELPGTNVRSPETLKGTTQSIYLYVQDVDSAFNRAVSAGARVLMPVTDMFWGDRFGKLTDPFGHEWGLATHVEDLTEDEVRQRSKSFMEQMAKRSAEQSGKP, encoded by the coding sequence ATGACCAAAGCGTCCAATCCGGTTCCTCGAGGTCATCACACCGCCACCCCCGGGCTGACGGTCAAGGACGGCAATCGAGCCATCGAGTTCTACAAGAAGGCCTTCGGCGCGGAAGAGGTGACCCGGATGAACGGCCCCGACGGGAAGGGGGTCATGCACGCCGCGCTCAAGATCGGCGATTCGATGCTGTTCCTGAACGACGAGCTCCCGGGAACGAACGTCCGATCGCCCGAGACGCTGAAGGGGACGACGCAGAGCATCTACCTCTACGTCCAGGACGTCGACTCGGCGTTCAACCGCGCCGTCAGCGCCGGAGCGCGGGTGCTCATGCCGGTCACCGACATGTTCTGGGGCGATCGGTTCGGGAAGCTGACCGACCCGTTCGGGCACGAATGGGGGCTCGCCACGCACGTGGAGGACCTGACGGAGGACGAGGTGCGGCAGCGCTCGAAGAGCTTCATGGAGCAGATGGCGAAGCGGTCCGCGGAGCAGTCGGGGAAGCCCTAG
- a CDS encoding sulfatase yields the protein MDGAETSRRRAAAAGAAASLLGGLLLLSALLRATPAAPPKAPARPSPSLVLITLDTARADHLHCYGYPLPTTPAIDRLAASGALFLQAISQAVNTNPSHASLLTGLYPAAHGNRFNATPLDPQLETLTTILARAGYRTAAFVSGYTMIASQSGFNRGFEIYDDGFTGQDRPAGATVDKAVAWLKSLPSGTPYYLFVHLFDPHGRYDPPAGFAEKFRKGRYDPLPEEAAIPDYQRLEIAGAVSRDPLEYISRYDGEILYADSQIDRILKQIGDETIVAFTADHGETLVDRDYYFSHGARLNEEAIRVPLILRFPAKGLRGKRLTGIVQLVDVLPTLLDYLGQPPPPRLAGRNLLPFLRAGVIPPGGSALSEARAAPMRLGGVDVKFPLHSTILSARGDRYKLISYPTRPQPTLELFDLEKDPSERHNVVSSDAARASSLYQALDLYRVSGRPPEPPDLDEEAKKKLRSLGYLN from the coding sequence ATGGACGGCGCGGAAACATCTCGGAGGAGGGCCGCGGCGGCGGGCGCGGCCGCCAGCCTCCTCGGCGGCCTTCTCCTTCTGTCGGCCCTCCTCCGAGCCACGCCGGCGGCTCCGCCGAAGGCGCCGGCCCGCCCCTCCCCGAGCCTGGTGCTGATCACGCTGGACACCGCGCGCGCCGATCACTTGCACTGCTACGGCTATCCCCTGCCGACCACGCCGGCGATCGACCGGCTCGCGGCGAGCGGAGCCCTCTTCCTCCAGGCGATCTCCCAGGCGGTGAACACCAACCCATCCCATGCCTCGCTGCTGACGGGCCTGTATCCGGCGGCGCACGGGAACCGTTTCAACGCCACACCTCTCGATCCGCAGCTCGAGACCCTGACCACGATCCTCGCGAGGGCCGGCTACCGCACTGCGGCGTTCGTCTCCGGCTACACGATGATCGCCAGCCAGAGCGGCTTCAACCGCGGCTTCGAGATCTACGACGATGGCTTCACCGGCCAGGATCGGCCCGCCGGAGCGACGGTCGACAAGGCCGTGGCCTGGCTCAAGTCGCTGCCCTCCGGAACGCCCTACTATCTCTTCGTCCACCTCTTCGATCCCCACGGCCGGTACGACCCGCCCGCCGGATTCGCGGAGAAGTTCCGGAAAGGGAGATACGACCCTCTTCCCGAGGAGGCCGCGATCCCCGATTACCAGCGCCTCGAGATCGCCGGCGCCGTGAGCCGCGATCCGCTCGAATACATCTCCCGGTACGACGGCGAGATTCTCTACGCCGACTCTCAGATCGACCGAATCCTCAAGCAAATCGGCGACGAGACGATCGTCGCCTTCACGGCCGACCACGGGGAGACGCTGGTCGATCGCGATTATTACTTCAGCCACGGCGCGCGGCTCAACGAGGAGGCGATCCGGGTGCCGCTGATCCTGCGGTTCCCGGCGAAAGGGCTGCGGGGCAAGCGCCTGACCGGCATCGTCCAGCTGGTGGACGTCCTCCCGACGCTGCTCGACTATCTCGGCCAGCCGCCGCCTCCGCGGCTGGCGGGAAGGAACCTCCTCCCCTTCCTCCGGGCGGGCGTCATCCCGCCCGGCGGATCGGCGCTCAGCGAAGCGCGGGCCGCGCCGATGCGCCTCGGAGGGGTCGACGTCAAGTTCCCGCTGCACAGCACGATCCTCTCGGCCCGCGGCGACCGCTACAAACTGATCAGCTATCCCACGCGCCCGCAGCCGACGCTGGAGCTCTTCGATCTGGAGAAGGATCCGTCGGAGCGTCACAACGTGGTCTCCTCCGATGCGGCGCGCGCCTCCTCGCTGTATCAGGCGCTCGATCTGTACCGCGTCAGCGGCCGGCCGCCGGAGCCTCCCGACCTGGACGAAGAGGCCAAGAAGAAGCTCCGCTCTCTGGGATATCTGAACTGA
- a CDS encoding M36 family metallopeptidase: MSIENIFVPPKGRRVVLLTALLPILVAAGGPGGAPLPTREKPARVGNYDIRIQGVAELENLMRDGLGREPDRVARTARDKRRSMEEALRSLRLDSPGAGVEFSSATGGPEVVRAGAAPLAPRRAGQTLAESAVEFLRAHAAVYGLSEPEAARLEVLGESAARAGVVGMVRLRQVAGGLRVFQSETRVLFDSRGALVRTVGRLVPGIADFSAPRPALSAAASWSLARTSLGAAAGEGGATLRRSELLYFPLAPGVLIPAWSHVAAMPDADWYVLVDALRGTLLYRKNIRCTLSSQEARFSVATQAGGVPADSPAPASPSPALPGQGTQFPAIPRSIESMTLRRDLTASPEGWIPDGGATTTGNNVDAYLDRNGDDLPDAPALDAGGRPLGNPDAAGRNRDFLGSSPRSFAFTPPPLAGDPNAGDDPSTPGFQRGVVTHLFYLANFFHDRLHRLGFDEASGNFQSDNFGRGGTAGDPILAEAQQGADAGSANNANFSVGPDGLPGIMRMFLWSSPAPPRDGALDAVIAFHELTHGVSNRLIGDAAGLNWIPGAGRGEGWSDFYALSLLNAAPGDDPSGKYPAGAYATYSLLGTFSDNYVDGIRRFPYSTDNAVNPLTWADADDTTASMAGGYPPSPLNFERNGAAEVHNLGEIWALTLWEARSRVIAAEGGDVAAGNEAMLRIVTGGLKMTPLDPSFTQARDALLDADCAAFACAHEEALWGGFADRGLGYGAEASLGIATHVGVRESFDLPSLEAAGIAVDDAAGDGNGFADPGEEIALRIGVRNPWRAASKGAGSVSATLSTTAPGVTILDADSDYGAIPSEETAGGDPFRLRLGSLPCGGAVPLHLQISSSLGISGADLILRVGRRDGNGATITFTRTIPGGLRIPEYDPRGVTDTLPVASDLEIADLGLRLDSLTHTAVGDLTVELKGPNGFGADLVYRPVGCIPPFGCFLGGNAGNNFLNTRFDDSASQDLLVAGESAAPFSGSWRPALNSPAWDFPDAAGQLGHLAGIGAAGNWKVFVADHEIFDTGALNSWSLVVTPAAFACCESSPDPEGDQLGSSCDNCPSAFNPAQEDLDGDGSGDACDCAPWNGGSFAAPGEVANLALAADGASLSWSSAAPGAGAATVHDVVRGNLGELPVGGGSEICVATGVAAGTASDPDDPPAGGGFWYLVRARNSCGTGPYGADSHGSPRETGGCFFPLQPDLAVLTVSDPPAIAASGSSFTATDTTTNQGAAAAGASANRYYLSLDPQPDASDPPLAGGRSLPALAPGAVSTAAAGLTVPAAIPGGLYYLIACADDPDLDAESDETNNCRVSSGRLQVLQADLVETSVGNPPASAAPGGSFLISDTAANQGTAAAAGSVTRHYLSTDTVRDGGDLLLGGSRAVAALAVGASSAGTSSVTVPAPTPAGAYFLLACADDLAAVGESDEGNNCRASSAKIQVTRPDLIEASVSDPPAAAGAGSAFPITDTVQNQGNGSAGGSAVRFYLSLDLQRDPSDVLLTGSRGVGTLAAGASSTGTVGVSVPSATAPGSYRLLACADDFGAVAESDEANNCLAAAAVVQITKPDLAATAVSNPPGSASPGGAFQITDTVTNLGTGSAGSSTTRYYLSLDPLRDAADRLLTGARTIGTLAPGVASTGTVNVTIPAATPPGSYYLLACADDTGSVLESQEGNNCLAPAALVTLR; the protein is encoded by the coding sequence GTGTCGATCGAGAACATTTTCGTACCGCCGAAAGGGCGGCGCGTCGTCCTGTTGACGGCTCTCCTGCCGATCCTGGTCGCCGCGGGAGGCCCCGGCGGGGCGCCTCTCCCGACCCGGGAGAAGCCGGCGCGCGTGGGGAACTACGACATCCGGATCCAGGGCGTCGCGGAGCTGGAGAACCTGATGCGCGACGGGCTCGGGCGCGAGCCGGATCGGGTCGCCCGGACCGCCCGCGACAAGAGGCGCTCGATGGAGGAGGCCCTCCGCTCCCTCCGTCTCGACTCGCCCGGCGCCGGAGTCGAATTCTCCTCCGCGACCGGAGGCCCGGAAGTGGTCCGCGCCGGCGCCGCGCCGCTCGCCCCGCGGCGGGCGGGCCAGACTCTCGCCGAGTCGGCGGTGGAGTTCCTCCGCGCCCATGCCGCGGTCTACGGACTCAGCGAGCCGGAGGCGGCTCGTCTGGAGGTTCTGGGAGAGAGCGCCGCGCGCGCCGGGGTCGTGGGCATGGTGCGCCTTCGCCAAGTCGCCGGCGGGCTGCGCGTCTTCCAAAGCGAGACGAGAGTTCTGTTCGACTCCCGCGGAGCGCTCGTCCGCACGGTGGGGCGGCTCGTGCCGGGGATCGCCGACTTCTCCGCTCCGCGCCCGGCGCTGTCGGCCGCCGCCTCGTGGAGCCTCGCCCGGACGAGCCTCGGAGCCGCGGCGGGAGAGGGCGGCGCGACGCTTCGCCGCTCCGAGCTTCTCTACTTTCCTCTCGCCCCCGGCGTTCTGATCCCGGCGTGGTCCCACGTGGCGGCGATGCCCGACGCCGATTGGTACGTGCTGGTCGACGCGCTGCGCGGCACGCTCCTCTACCGCAAGAACATCCGCTGCACGCTGTCCTCCCAGGAGGCCCGCTTCAGCGTCGCGACGCAGGCGGGAGGCGTCCCGGCCGACAGCCCTGCCCCGGCGTCTCCGAGCCCGGCCCTGCCGGGTCAGGGCACGCAGTTCCCGGCGATCCCGCGGAGCATCGAGTCGATGACCCTCCGGCGGGACCTGACGGCAAGCCCGGAAGGCTGGATTCCCGACGGCGGCGCGACCACCACCGGCAACAACGTCGACGCCTATCTCGATCGGAACGGGGACGATCTTCCCGACGCGCCCGCGCTGGACGCCGGCGGGCGGCCGCTGGGCAATCCCGACGCCGCGGGAAGGAACCGGGATTTTCTGGGAAGCTCGCCCCGCAGCTTCGCCTTCACTCCGCCGCCGCTGGCCGGCGATCCGAACGCCGGCGACGATCCCTCCACTCCCGGCTTCCAGCGCGGCGTCGTCACGCACCTCTTCTACCTTGCGAATTTCTTCCACGATCGTCTCCACCGGCTGGGGTTCGACGAAGCCTCGGGCAACTTCCAGTCCGACAATTTCGGCAGAGGCGGAACGGCGGGCGATCCGATCCTGGCGGAGGCGCAGCAAGGAGCGGACGCCGGCAGCGCCAACAACGCGAATTTCTCGGTGGGGCCGGACGGTCTCCCCGGGATCATGCGGATGTTCCTCTGGAGCTCTCCGGCGCCGCCGCGCGACGGCGCCCTGGACGCGGTCATCGCCTTCCATGAGCTGACGCACGGAGTCTCCAACCGGCTGATCGGCGACGCGGCCGGATTGAACTGGATCCCGGGGGCCGGCAGGGGAGAGGGATGGAGCGACTTCTACGCGCTCTCGCTGCTCAATGCCGCCCCGGGCGACGACCCGAGCGGGAAGTATCCCGCCGGCGCCTACGCCACCTACTCCCTGCTCGGGACTTTTTCGGACAATTACGTCGACGGAATCCGGCGCTTTCCGTACAGCACCGACAATGCCGTCAACCCCCTGACCTGGGCGGACGCGGACGACACGACCGCGTCGATGGCCGGCGGCTATCCGCCCAGCCCTCTCAATTTCGAGAGGAACGGAGCCGCCGAGGTCCACAACCTCGGGGAGATCTGGGCGCTGACGCTCTGGGAGGCCCGCAGCCGGGTGATCGCCGCCGAAGGAGGGGACGTCGCCGCCGGCAACGAGGCGATGCTGCGCATCGTGACCGGCGGACTGAAGATGACTCCCCTGGATCCGAGCTTCACGCAGGCGCGCGACGCGCTGCTCGACGCCGACTGCGCCGCCTTCGCCTGCGCCCATGAAGAGGCGCTTTGGGGAGGATTCGCCGACCGGGGCCTGGGCTATGGAGCCGAAGCCTCCCTCGGGATCGCCACCCACGTCGGAGTCCGAGAGTCGTTCGACCTTCCGAGCCTCGAGGCGGCGGGAATCGCAGTGGACGACGCCGCGGGCGACGGAAACGGCTTCGCCGATCCGGGCGAGGAGATCGCCTTGCGCATCGGCGTGCGGAATCCCTGGCGCGCCGCCTCGAAGGGCGCGGGGTCGGTTTCCGCCACGCTCAGCACGACGGCGCCCGGGGTGACGATCCTGGATGCCGATTCCGATTACGGCGCGATTCCTTCCGAGGAAACGGCCGGCGGCGATCCCTTCCGCCTGCGTCTCGGCTCCCTGCCGTGCGGCGGGGCCGTCCCGCTTCACCTCCAGATCTCCAGCTCTTTGGGGATCTCGGGCGCCGACCTGATCCTCCGGGTGGGCCGGCGCGACGGAAACGGCGCGACGATCACCTTCACCCGGACGATTCCCGGCGGCCTGAGAATTCCGGAGTACGATCCCCGCGGAGTCACCGACACGCTCCCGGTGGCCTCCGACCTCGAAATCGCCGACCTCGGCCTTCGCCTCGACAGCCTCACGCACACCGCCGTGGGAGATCTGACGGTGGAGCTGAAGGGTCCGAACGGATTCGGGGCGGACCTAGTGTATCGACCGGTCGGGTGCATCCCTCCGTTCGGCTGCTTTTTGGGAGGAAATGCCGGGAACAACTTCCTGAACACCCGCTTCGACGATTCCGCCTCGCAGGATCTGCTGGTCGCCGGCGAATCCGCCGCCCCCTTCTCCGGAAGCTGGCGGCCGGCCCTCAACTCGCCGGCGTGGGACTTCCCCGACGCCGCGGGACAGCTCGGCCATCTCGCCGGAATCGGAGCCGCCGGCAACTGGAAGGTGTTCGTGGCAGATCACGAGATCTTCGACACCGGCGCCTTGAACTCCTGGTCGCTCGTCGTCACCCCGGCCGCGTTCGCCTGCTGTGAGAGCTCCCCCGATCCCGAGGGAGATCAGCTCGGCTCGAGCTGCGACAATTGCCCCTCGGCGTTCAACCCCGCGCAGGAGGATCTGGACGGCGACGGCTCTGGGGACGCCTGCGACTGCGCCCCTTGGAACGGCGGCTCGTTCGCGGCGCCGGGAGAGGTCGCAAACCTCGCCCTGGCGGCCGACGGAGCTTCGCTGTCGTGGTCCTCGGCGGCGCCCGGCGCCGGCGCGGCGACGGTCCATGACGTGGTGCGCGGGAATCTCGGAGAGCTTCCCGTGGGCGGAGGATCGGAGATCTGCGTGGCGACGGGAGTCGCCGCCGGGACGGCTTCCGACCCTGACGATCCGCCGGCGGGCGGGGGGTTCTGGTATCTCGTCCGCGCCCGGAACAGCTGCGGGACCGGACCGTACGGCGCCGACAGTCATGGTTCTCCGCGGGAGACGGGCGGCTGCTTTTTCCCCCTGCAACCCGACTTGGCCGTCCTCACGGTCTCCGATCCACCGGCCATCGCCGCGAGCGGCTCCTCCTTCACGGCCACCGACACCACTACGAATCAGGGAGCCGCCGCGGCGGGCGCCTCGGCGAATCGCTATTACCTTTCCCTCGATCCGCAGCCCGACGCGTCCGATCCGCCGCTCGCCGGAGGCCGCAGCCTGCCGGCCCTAGCTCCCGGCGCGGTCTCCACCGCCGCCGCCGGGCTGACCGTCCCCGCGGCCATTCCGGGCGGGCTCTACTACCTGATCGCCTGCGCCGACGATCCCGACCTCGACGCGGAGAGCGACGAGACGAACAACTGCCGCGTCTCTTCCGGCAGGCTGCAGGTGCTGCAAGCCGATCTTGTCGAGACCTCCGTCGGCAATCCACCGGCGAGCGCCGCCCCGGGCGGCAGCTTCCTGATCAGCGATACCGCGGCCAATCAAGGGACCGCGGCCGCCGCCGGATCGGTCACACGGCACTATCTCTCGACCGACACGGTACGGGACGGGGGAGATCTCCTACTAGGAGGCAGCCGTGCGGTGGCGGCGCTGGCCGTCGGCGCCAGCTCCGCGGGCACGTCCAGCGTGACGGTGCCCGCGCCGACGCCCGCCGGGGCCTATTTCCTCCTGGCCTGCGCCGACGACCTCGCCGCCGTCGGGGAGAGCGACGAGGGGAACAACTGCCGCGCCTCCTCGGCGAAAATCCAGGTGACGCGGCCCGACCTGATCGAAGCATCGGTGAGCGACCCTCCGGCCGCCGCGGGCGCCGGCAGCGCGTTCCCGATCACCGACACAGTCCAGAACCAGGGAAACGGATCGGCGGGAGGCTCGGCGGTCCGGTTTTACCTCTCCCTCGACCTGCAGCGCGATCCGTCGGACGTCCTGCTGACGGGATCGCGCGGCGTCGGGACGCTGGCCGCCGGGGCGTCTTCCACCGGAACGGTCGGGGTCTCGGTCCCTTCCGCCACGGCGCCCGGCAGCTATCGCCTGCTGGCCTGCGCCGACGATTTCGGCGCGGTCGCGGAGAGCGATGAGGCGAACAACTGCCTCGCCGCCGCGGCCGTGGTGCAGATCACCAAGCCCGACCTGGCCGCGACCGCCGTCTCCAATCCTCCCGGCTCGGCTTCTCCGGGCGGCGCGTTCCAGATCACCGACACAGTGACGAATCTCGGAACCGGGAGCGCCGGCTCCTCGACGACGCGCTATTACCTCTCGCTCGACCCTCTCCGGGACGCGGCCGATCGGCTCCTGACGGGAGCGCGGACCATCGGAACGCTGGCTCCGGGCGTCGCCTCCACCGGCACCGTCAACGTGACGATCCCGGCCGCAACCCCCCCGGGGTCCTATTACCTGCTCGCCTGCGCCGACGACACCGGGAGCGTTCTGGAAAGCCAGGAGGGGAACAACTGCCTCGCCCCGGCGGCCCTCGTCACGCTGCGTTGA
- a CDS encoding lipase maturation factor family protein, which translates to MRDRPILIYDGDCHFCRRWIARWREATGERVDYAPYQEAAARFPQIPAANFRASVQLVETDGRVFTGAEAALRALSHAPRRGWLLTLYRRLPGAAAIMEASYRLVARHRVAFSRITRWLWGSHLERPSHFLTRWLFLRLLGLIYLVAFLSLGVQIAGLVGAKGLLPSGRFLEALSAAMGSDRFRLVPTLCWLNGTDGFLHFLWIGGAVLSGLLVVGIAPGPVLVLLWAFYLSLAAVCREFLSFQWDVLLLETGFLAIFFAPWRLLPGLAKESPPSSVALGLMRWLLFRLMFASGVVKLASGDSTWRGLTALQVHYETQPLPTWIGWYAHQLPLGFHRASAALMFVVELAVPFLILMPRRPRAMAAAAIVAFMVLIGLTGNYGFFNLLAVALAVTLLDDAFLARYFPRRVRPLAGVRRPPGLGARLGRSAAVAAAILLVPLGCMALGRSFRKPLPWPEPLRRFEAWMAPWRLVSGYGLFAKMTTTRDEIIVEGSADGAAWLPYEFRWKPGDPARAPAFVEPHMPRLDWQMWFAALSDARSNPWFQNLMVRLLQGSEDVTALLAVNPFPDAPPRYVRARLVRYRFTDFATRRASGRWWTTVDRGIYFPPASLRAPGS; encoded by the coding sequence ATTCGCGACCGGCCGATCCTGATTTACGACGGTGACTGCCATTTCTGCCGCCGGTGGATCGCGCGCTGGCGCGAGGCGACCGGAGAGCGGGTCGATTACGCGCCCTACCAGGAAGCCGCCGCCCGCTTTCCGCAGATTCCCGCAGCGAATTTCCGCGCCTCGGTGCAGCTCGTCGAGACCGACGGCCGCGTCTTCACCGGCGCCGAAGCGGCCCTGCGCGCGCTTTCTCACGCCCCGCGTCGCGGCTGGCTCCTCACGCTGTACCGAAGGCTGCCCGGCGCGGCCGCGATCATGGAGGCTTCCTACCGGCTGGTGGCGCGCCATCGGGTGGCTTTCTCCCGGATCACCCGGTGGCTGTGGGGCTCTCACCTGGAGAGGCCTTCCCATTTCCTCACCCGCTGGCTTTTCCTGCGGCTCCTCGGCCTCATCTACCTCGTCGCTTTCCTGTCGCTCGGAGTCCAGATCGCGGGGCTGGTGGGCGCCAAGGGGCTGCTCCCCTCCGGCCGTTTCCTGGAAGCGCTCTCGGCCGCGATGGGGAGCGACAGGTTCCGGCTCGTTCCCACGCTCTGCTGGCTGAACGGTACCGACGGATTCCTCCATTTCCTATGGATTGGCGGCGCCGTCCTGTCGGGGCTGCTGGTCGTGGGAATCGCGCCGGGGCCCGTGCTGGTCCTTCTTTGGGCCTTCTATCTGTCCCTGGCCGCGGTCTGCCGCGAGTTTCTGAGCTTCCAATGGGACGTCCTGCTCCTGGAGACGGGATTTCTGGCGATTTTCTTCGCGCCCTGGCGCCTCCTGCCGGGCTTGGCAAAGGAGTCGCCACCCTCTTCCGTCGCGCTGGGACTCATGAGGTGGCTCCTGTTTCGTCTCATGTTCGCTTCGGGGGTCGTGAAGCTCGCGAGCGGCGATTCGACGTGGCGCGGGCTGACCGCCCTGCAGGTCCATTACGAGACCCAGCCGCTGCCCACCTGGATCGGCTGGTACGCGCACCAGCTGCCCCTCGGATTCCACCGCGCCTCCGCCGCGCTGATGTTCGTGGTGGAGCTCGCCGTTCCCTTCCTCATCCTCATGCCGCGCCGGCCGCGGGCGATGGCCGCCGCGGCCATCGTCGCGTTCATGGTCCTCATCGGCCTGACCGGCAACTACGGTTTCTTCAACCTGCTGGCCGTGGCGCTGGCCGTGACGCTGCTCGACGACGCCTTTCTAGCGCGGTACTTCCCGCGCCGGGTGCGCCCCCTCGCGGGCGTCCGCCGGCCTCCAGGCCTGGGGGCCCGGCTGGGGCGGAGCGCGGCGGTCGCGGCGGCGATCCTGCTGGTGCCGCTGGGTTGCATGGCGCTCGGCAGGAGTTTTCGGAAGCCTCTTCCCTGGCCCGAGCCGCTCCGGCGCTTCGAGGCCTGGATGGCGCCGTGGCGTTTGGTGAGCGGCTACGGTCTGTTCGCCAAGATGACCACCACCCGGGACGAGATCATCGTCGAGGGGAGCGCCGACGGGGCGGCCTGGCTTCCCTACGAGTTTCGCTGGAAACCGGGCGATCCGGCCCGCGCCCCGGCGTTCGTGGAGCCGCACATGCCGCGCCTCGACTGGCAGATGTGGTTCGCCGCGTTGTCGGACGCGCGGTCGAATCCGTGGTTCCAGAATCTCATGGTCCGGCTGCTGCAGGGCTCCGAGGACGTGACCGCGCTGCTCGCGGTGAACCCTTTCCCGGACGCCCCTCCCCGCTACGTCCGGGCGCGCCTGGTGCGCTACCGCTTCACCGATTTCGCCACCCGCCGCGCCAGCGGTCGCTGGTGGACGACGGTGGACCGGGGAATCTATTTCCCTCCCGCCTCCCTGCGCGCCCCCGGATCCTGA
- a CDS encoding TMEM14 family protein, translated as MSAAAVTTFVYGALVLAGGWLGYRKASSLPSLITGAISAALLFLAGILSARGNPAGDRIALIVALVLAVFFGYRLARGRKFMPAGLMVVISVAVLVILCFCSFSRP; from the coding sequence ATGAGTGCGGCCGCCGTCACCACGTTCGTCTATGGCGCGCTCGTTCTCGCCGGCGGCTGGCTCGGCTATCGGAAGGCGTCCAGCCTCCCTTCCTTGATCACCGGGGCGATCTCGGCGGCGCTGCTTTTCCTCGCCGGGATCCTCTCGGCTCGCGGGAATCCCGCTGGCGATCGGATCGCTCTGATCGTGGCGTTGGTCCTCGCGGTCTTCTTCGGCTATCGCCTGGCCCGGGGGCGGAAGTTCATGCCGGCGGGGCTGATGGTCGTGATCAGCGTGGCGGTGCTCGTGATCCTCTGTTTCTGCTCCTTCTCCCGTCCCTGA